CTTGAAAGTAGCAGCCCAGCCACGCGAACCGGATGGCGTCCCTCGAGGAACTGGCCCCCGCGCGAAACGACGAGACTGTCGTCTACGCCCCTTACTATCAAGGGACCAAGCGCAAGTTTTTGCCCTACGCCGTCAGCCTCTACCATCAAGGCGGGGTGGCAGGCGAGCACCCCATCGAGGGCGACTCCAGCATTCCGTTTGAGGCCAGCTGGTCGGTTTCGCAGCTGCCGACCGAGCGCACGCGCTGCCGCGTTCGGTTCGCTCGCGATCCGGATTTGAGCTACGAAACGACGCTCTCCAACGCCGAGCTGATCGACTGCTTGATCGAGCTGATTGAGGGCTATCGTACTAAGGCCGTCGCGGATTTCCCCCAAACCTTTTACCAAAGGCTTTTTGATGTTGCGCCAGCTGAGGTCTAAAAAAATCCGCAGGAGAGCGTCAAGCTAGGCACCGTTCTAGTCGAGCAAAACTGGCTCTCGCAGCAACAGCTCGATTGGGCCCTCCAAAAGCAGCGCGGTACGGGCGAGCGCTTGGGCGAGATCCTGACCCGACAGGGCTTGATCTCGCCGCAGTCGCTCTCTCAAGTTCTGAGCGAGCAGAAACAGCTCAACAACTTATAGGAAGCCGGGCCACCCCTAGGCGCTACTTGCCTGCCAGCTGCTCGACTGAGGCGGGAGCGGCATCGGGCGGTTGGGCTTGCGCTGTCTGGAAGATGGCCGTTCGCGCGATGGCGCCATCGGTAACGCTCAGGATGGGATTGGCCAGAATGCCAACAGCGATCGTCCCTGCTGTCGATAGCACCAGGCCCACCTGCAGCGGCCGCATGCCTAGAGGATGCCATTGCACCTGCGGATAAGCGCGCACCGAAGCCGACATTTCGTGGGTCTCTTTGACCACCATCATCTTGATGACGCGAACGTAGTAGTAAATCGAGATGACGCTGGTCACCAGGGCCACGATCACCAGCCCGTAGAGGCCAGCTTGCCAGCCCGCCCAGAACAGATACAGCTTGCCAAAGAACCCGGCCAGCGGCGGGATGCCGCCCAGCGACAGCAGGCAGATGGTCAGGGTCAGCGTTAGCAGCGGGTCTTTTTGGTAGAGCCCCGCGTACTCGGCAATTCGATCACTGCCGGTGCGCAGCGAAAACAGGGTGACTCCGGTAAAGGCCCCCAAATTCATGAACAGATAGACCAACAGGTAGAAAATAACGCCGGCGTAACCGGCTTCGGTGGCTGCAACCAAGCCCAGCATGACAAAGCCCGCCTGGCCAATGGAGGAATAAGCCAGCATGCGCTTCATGCTGGTCTGGGCGATCGCCACGGCATTGCCCACGACCATGCTCAGCAGCGCCAGAATGGCAAAGACCAAGCGCCAGTCCGAATCGAGTGGAAAGACCGCTACCAGCAAGCGGATGGCGAGCGCAAACCCGGCAGCTTTGGATCCCACGGACAAAAACGCCACCAGCGGCGTGGGGGAGCCTTCATAAACATCCGGCGTCCACTGGTGGAACGGCACTGCCGAGATCTTGAAGGCAATGCCGGTGATGAGAAACACCAGCGCAACGGCACTCCCCAGCGCCTGCGCCTCGCCTGCCTGGGCCAGCGCAGCCGAGATGTCGCTGAGGTAGGTCTTGCCGCCCGAGAGGCCGTACAGCAACGATGCCCCGTACAAAAAGATTGCCGAGCTCGCCGCCCCAAACAGCAGGTACTTTAAGGCGGCCTCGTTCGAGCGGGCATCGCGCTTCATGTAGCCCGCCATGAGGTAGGAGGCAATGCTGAGCGTCTCCAGCGAGACAAACACCATCACCAGCTCGTTGGCCCCAGCCAGCAGCATGCCGCCTAGGGTCCCGGTCAGCAGCATGGCGATGAACTCCGCCAGCGAACTCCCCGACTGCTCGACGTAGCGCACCGACATCAAAATCGTAATGGCCGTCGAGAGGGCAATGAGGCCGCGAAAGACGATGCTGAAGTTGTCGCCGCTAAAGCTACCCAACAGGGCCAGCGGGGCTTGGGCATCCCACTGCCAGGCCAGGGCTGCCATGGCAGCCAGCAGCCCGCCAATAGCTGCGTAAGGGGTCCAGCGGCCGGAGCTGCGGCCGGCGATCAAATCGCCGAGCAGCACGACCAAAAGCGAGAGCACGACAATGCCCTCGGGCAAAATAATGCCGACGTTGAGCTGACTGGCGATGCCGTTGGAAAACTCCATGACTTTGGGGATGGACCGCAACCGTACCTAGCGTACCAGCCGCTCGCGGCTGAGCCCTGCAGCCCGTTGCTGGTTACGTTGGGGACAGCGCTCGCTTGCCTCGCCGCCCGAGCCGCTAGAGTGGATCGCTACCACCATCGCTAGCGACGCAGCACTAGGGCCGCTCCAAGGCGCAACTGCCATGTCCAAGCTCGTCATCGTCGAATCCCCGACCAAAGCCCGCACCGTGCGCAACTACCTCCCCCAGGGGTATCGGGTCGAGGCTTCCATGGGGCACGTTCGCGATTTGCCGGCCTCGGCCGAGGAGGTCCCCAAAGCCTACAAGGGGACGCAGTGGGCGCAGCTGGGCGTCAATGTCGATCGGGGCTTCGAGCCGCTCTACGTTGTCCCCAACAGCAAACAAAAGGTCATCCAGGAGCTGCAATCGGCGCTAGAAGAGGCTGACGAGCTGCTGCTGGCAACGGACGAGGACCGCGAGGGCGAAAGCATCTCCTGGCACTTGCAGGAGGTGTTGCAGCCTCAGGTCCCCACCAGGCGCATGGTGTTTCACGAGATCACCCAGCCCGCGATCACCCGCGCCCTGGAGCAGTGTCGCGAGCTCGATAGCAACCTGATCCAGGCCCAGGAGACGCGCCGCATTCTGGACCGCCTGGTGGGCTACACACTGTCGCCGCTGCTGTGGAAAAAAATCGCGCGGGGCCTCTCGGCCGGACGCGTGCAGTCGGTGGCAGTGCGGCTGTTGGTCCAGCGGGAGCGGGCGCGCCGCGCGTTTCGCTCGGCCCAATATTGGGATCTCAAAGCCACCCTGTCCCAAAACGAGCAACCCTTTGAAGCCCGCTTGGTGGCGCTAGGGGACCAGCGCATCGCCACTGGGAGTGACTTTGACCCCAACACCGGCGAGCTGGCCCAAGGGCGCAATGCCCTGTTGCTCGATGGCGAGGGCGCTCGCGAGCTACAGCAGCGGCTCAGCCAAGCTTCGTGGACCGTCCGCGATGTCGACGAGCGCGCCACCACCCGCAAGCCGTATCCGCCCTTTATCACCTCGACGCTGCAGCAAGAAGCCAACCGCAAGCTCAAGATCTCGGCGCGCGAGACCATGCGCGTTGCCCAGAGCCTGTACGAGCAGGGCTACATCACCTACATGCGGACGGACTCGACCCACCTCTCCGACCAGGCGATCGCCGCCGCCCGCAGTTGCGTCGAGCAAAAGTACGGCAGCGACTACCTCAGCCCGAAAGCGCGCCAGTACAGCACCAGCACCAAAGGGGCTCAGGAAGCGCACGAAGCCATCCGGCCCGCTGGGACCGAGTTCCGCACGCCGCAAGAAACGGGGCTAGAAGGCCGCGAGCGCTCGCTGTACGAGCTGATTTGGAAGCGCACGGTCGCCTGCCAGATGGCCAACGCCCGGCTGACCCAAATTGGGGTGCGACTGATGGCGGACGATGCCGAGTTCAAAGCCTCGGGCAAGCGCATCAATTTTGCCGGTTTCTTCCGGGCTTACGTTGAAGGCTCCGATGACCCTGAAGCCGCCCTAGAGGACCAAGAAATCGTCCTGCCGCCGCTGCAAGTGGGGGATACTCCCAGCTGCACCTCGCTCGAGGCCATCGAACACGCCACGCAACCGCCCGGGCGCTATACCGAGGCGTCGCTGGTCAAAACGCTGGAACAAGAAGGCATTGGGCGGCCCAGCACCTACGCTACCATCATCGGCACGATCGCTGATCGCGGCTACACCCAGATGCGCGGCAGCACGCTGGTGCCCACCTTTACCGCGTTTGCCGTGACCAGCCTGCTGGAGACCTACTTCCCGGATCTGGTCGATGTAGGCTTTACGGCCAGCATGGAGCAAACGCTCGATGAGATCGCCGCCGGCCAAACCAGCTCGCTGCCCTATCTGGAGGCATTCTACGCCAGTGAAGGCGGGCTGAGCGAGCAGGTCCAGCAGCGCGAGCACCAAATCGACGCGCAGGCGGCCAAGGCCATCAATCTGGGCGATCTGGACGTCCAAGTGCGCGTCGGCCGCTTCGGCCCCTACCTCGAGGCCGAGCGCGACGGCCAAACGGTGACCGCTTCCATCCCGGATGGCCTCACTCCAGCCGATCTCGATGCCGAGCGCGTCGAGAGCCTGGTCCGCCAAAAAACTGAAGGCCCGGACAAGGTGGGCCTCCACCCCGAAACGGGCGAGCCCATCTACCTCAAAATCGGCCGCTACGGGCTCTACTTGCAATTGGGCGATGCCACCGAAGATAATCCCAATCCCAAGCGCTCCTCGCTCCCCAAAGGCGTCCAACCCGAGCAGATCGATCTGGAGCAGGCAGTGGGCTTGCTGTCGCTGCCGCGCACCCTGGGCTTCCACCCCGAGACGGGCGCCCCGGTCAAAGCCGGCTTGGGCCGCTTTGGGCCTTACGTCGTCCACGAGCGCGGCAAAAACGACCGGGACTTCCGCTCGCTCAAAGCCGATGACAACGTGCTAACGGTGGAGCTGGATCGGGCGTTGGCGCTGCTGGCCCAGCCCAAGCGCGGGCAAGGCGGCGGCCGCCGCAAAGCCAAAACGCCGCTGCGCGAGCTGGGAACCCATCCCGAGGACGGCGAAGCGGTCAACGTTTACGACGGCCCCTACGGCCCCTACGTCAAGCATGGCAAAACCAACGCCGGCATCCCCAGCGGCGAAACGGTCGAGAGCATGACCCTCGATCAGGCGCTGGAGCTGCTGGCCGATAAAAAATCGAACCAAGGCGGGCGTAAAAGCGGCAAGGCCCAGTCGGGTTCCAAGGCTTCTAAGTCCAACAGCAGCAAGGCCAAATCCGGCTCGTCGCGCAAGCGCAGCGCCGGTAGCAAATCCTCGCGCCGCAAGACCAGCTCCAGCTCAAAACAAACCCAGGGAAGCTAGCGGCCCGGGGCCTGGGTGGGAACGCCGCTCAGGCGCAGGGCTTCAAATAGGGTAGGGCAATAGGGGCGCAGGCCAAAGTGACTGGGATCG
This DNA window, taken from Cyanobacteria bacterium QS_8_64_29, encodes the following:
- the topA gene encoding type I DNA topoisomerase codes for the protein MSKLVIVESPTKARTVRNYLPQGYRVEASMGHVRDLPASAEEVPKAYKGTQWAQLGVNVDRGFEPLYVVPNSKQKVIQELQSALEEADELLLATDEDREGESISWHLQEVLQPQVPTRRMVFHEITQPAITRALEQCRELDSNLIQAQETRRILDRLVGYTLSPLLWKKIARGLSAGRVQSVAVRLLVQRERARRAFRSAQYWDLKATLSQNEQPFEARLVALGDQRIATGSDFDPNTGELAQGRNALLLDGEGARELQQRLSQASWTVRDVDERATTRKPYPPFITSTLQQEANRKLKISARETMRVAQSLYEQGYITYMRTDSTHLSDQAIAAARSCVEQKYGSDYLSPKARQYSTSTKGAQEAHEAIRPAGTEFRTPQETGLEGRERSLYELIWKRTVACQMANARLTQIGVRLMADDAEFKASGKRINFAGFFRAYVEGSDDPEAALEDQEIVLPPLQVGDTPSCTSLEAIEHATQPPGRYTEASLVKTLEQEGIGRPSTYATIIGTIADRGYTQMRGSTLVPTFTAFAVTSLLETYFPDLVDVGFTASMEQTLDEIAAGQTSSLPYLEAFYASEGGLSEQVQQREHQIDAQAAKAINLGDLDVQVRVGRFGPYLEAERDGQTVTASIPDGLTPADLDAERVESLVRQKTEGPDKVGLHPETGEPIYLKIGRYGLYLQLGDATEDNPNPKRSSLPKGVQPEQIDLEQAVGLLSLPRTLGFHPETGAPVKAGLGRFGPYVVHERGKNDRDFRSLKADDNVLTVELDRALALLAQPKRGQGGGRRKAKTPLRELGTHPEDGEAVNVYDGPYGPYVKHGKTNAGIPSGETVESMTLDQALELLADKKSNQGGRKSGKAQSGSKASKSNSSKAKSGSSRKRSAGSKSSRRKTSSSSKQTQGS
- a CDS encoding NAD(P)H-quinone oxidoreductase subunit 2 (transfers electrons from NAD(P)H to quinons in the respiratory chain); translated protein: MEFSNGIASQLNVGIILPEGIVVLSLLVVLLGDLIAGRSSGRWTPYAAIGGLLAAMAALAWQWDAQAPLALLGSFSGDNFSIVFRGLIALSTAITILMSVRYVEQSGSSLAEFIAMLLTGTLGGMLLAGANELVMVFVSLETLSIASYLMAGYMKRDARSNEAALKYLLFGAASSAIFLYGASLLYGLSGGKTYLSDISAALAQAGEAQALGSAVALVFLITGIAFKISAVPFHQWTPDVYEGSPTPLVAFLSVGSKAAGFALAIRLLVAVFPLDSDWRLVFAILALLSMVVGNAVAIAQTSMKRMLAYSSIGQAGFVMLGLVAATEAGYAGVIFYLLVYLFMNLGAFTGVTLFSLRTGSDRIAEYAGLYQKDPLLTLTLTICLLSLGGIPPLAGFFGKLYLFWAGWQAGLYGLVIVALVTSVISIYYYVRVIKMMVVKETHEMSASVRAYPQVQWHPLGMRPLQVGLVLSTAGTIAVGILANPILSVTDGAIARTAIFQTAQAQPPDAAPASVEQLAGK